Proteins encoded by one window of Actinocorallia herbida:
- a CDS encoding non-ribosomal peptide synthetase: MSGNLEDVLPLSPLQQGLYFHAAFDGEADVYSAQVVLRLDGPLDAAALRTAAEALVTRHANLRAAFRQRKTGEPVQLVAKTVKVPFEETTGDVGEVAARERAHRFDLARPPLLRFVLVRDEAPDVHHLVFTNHHILLDGWSTPLLQTELFALYLTGGDASVLPRVTPYKSYLAWVSRQDRGAAEAAWREALQGVEEPTLLRPTAAGGVAVEPRKLDLLLPEDLTAALTARARSAGVTLNTALQLAWGLVLGAETGRTDVVFGGVVSGRPADLPGVEQMVGLFINTLPVRVRVTPWDTLDGALRRVQGEQADLLAHHHLGLAEIQGLTRLGALFDTVMVLENYPFDPDAEATDLNGVKVSGVSMHDATHYPVAVAAVPGRELGVRFDYRPDLLTEAEAERLAGRLRRVLAAIASAPETRIGALDLLTPGERTAASALGTGPVIGREAATVTARFAASVAADPDAVALRYAGTSITYAELDERATRLARRLRAAGAGPETPVAMLLERGPDVVAATLAVLKTGGYYVPIHHSYPPERRAWALEESGAPVLLLDEAFADPGFVPSVRTLRVDLPGEEGDADLPGPAGPDSLAYAIFTSGSTGLPKRVGVAHREVAALASDGQVGEGHERVLVFSAHAFDASTYEIWTPLLNGGTAVIAPPGDLDAAGFAEIAAAERVTGSFVTTSLFNLLAAERPEAFAPLRRLHTGGEAGNARAMRAVMAACPDLELANVYGPTETTTYVAFQPMRDHLGDRAAPPLGGPMDDTVLHVLDAALRPVPEGVTGELYVSGAGLARGYLGRAALTAERFVACPAGPPGARMYRTGDLVRWRDGLLEYVDRADFQVKIRGFRIELGEIEAALGAHPYVARAAVLAREDGPGGKRLVAYAVPHEGLSPEPDDLRAYLAAQLPSYMVPVAVVVLDAFPLNGSGKLDRAALPAPGFTLTGRPAATPDEERLCAVFAEILGLDTVAADVGFFDLGGDSIAALRLASRAKEAGFDVTPRMVFTHQTVAGLLGGGDPELGLDVLLPIRTGGEGAPLFCVHPAAGLSWPYFAFLAHLPGPLYGLQSRALSEPAYRAASVRAMAEDYVAEILKVRPEGPYHLLGWSLGGLVAFEAARILHERGAEIGLLCLLDSFHSQDLAADEREVIPELLQSIGIDEKIVGDPANPDVAAIMAELRSRGDAFATLEEDQLLAVYSTYENGLRIVDGYLPSGLVPAPMVFFRATRGLRPDSPAPQTWAPYTGGLEVHDLDVEHHFLMEPQAVAEIAAVLADRLRN; encoded by the coding sequence ATGAGCGGCAACCTGGAGGACGTGCTCCCGCTGTCGCCGCTCCAGCAGGGGCTGTACTTCCACGCGGCCTTCGACGGCGAGGCCGATGTCTACAGCGCCCAGGTCGTCCTGCGGCTCGACGGGCCGCTGGACGCGGCGGCGTTGCGGACCGCGGCCGAGGCGCTGGTCACCCGGCACGCCAACCTGCGCGCGGCCTTCCGGCAGCGCAAGACGGGCGAGCCGGTGCAGCTCGTGGCCAAGACCGTCAAGGTGCCGTTCGAGGAGACCACCGGGGACGTCGGGGAGGTGGCGGCCCGGGAGCGGGCGCACCGCTTCGATCTGGCCCGGCCGCCCCTCCTCCGCTTCGTCCTGGTGCGGGACGAGGCGCCCGACGTCCACCACCTCGTCTTCACCAACCACCACATCCTGCTCGACGGCTGGTCCACCCCGCTGCTCCAGACCGAGCTGTTCGCCCTGTACCTGACGGGCGGGGACGCCTCGGTGCTCCCGCGCGTCACGCCCTACAAGAGCTACCTCGCGTGGGTCTCCCGGCAGGACAGGGGAGCGGCGGAGGCGGCCTGGCGGGAGGCGCTGCAAGGCGTCGAGGAACCTACTCTGCTGCGTCCTACCGCCGCGGGCGGCGTCGCCGTGGAGCCGCGCAAGCTGGACCTCCTCCTTCCCGAGGATCTGACCGCCGCGCTCACCGCCCGCGCGAGGTCCGCGGGCGTCACGCTGAACACTGCGCTCCAGCTCGCCTGGGGCCTCGTGCTCGGCGCCGAGACGGGCCGCACCGACGTGGTCTTCGGCGGGGTCGTCTCCGGCCGCCCGGCCGACCTGCCCGGTGTGGAGCAGATGGTCGGGCTGTTCATCAACACCCTGCCCGTCCGCGTCCGCGTGACGCCCTGGGACACCCTCGACGGGGCGCTGCGCCGCGTCCAGGGCGAGCAGGCCGACCTGCTGGCCCACCACCACCTCGGGCTCGCCGAGATCCAGGGCCTCACCCGGCTCGGCGCGCTCTTCGACACCGTGATGGTGCTGGAGAACTACCCGTTCGACCCCGACGCCGAGGCGACCGACCTGAACGGCGTCAAGGTCTCCGGCGTCAGCATGCACGACGCCACCCACTACCCCGTCGCGGTCGCCGCCGTGCCGGGCCGCGAGCTGGGCGTCCGGTTCGACTACCGGCCCGACCTGCTCACCGAGGCCGAGGCCGAACGCCTGGCGGGAAGGCTGCGCCGGGTCCTTGCCGCGATCGCGTCCGCCCCGGAGACCCGGATCGGCGCCCTCGACCTCCTCACCCCCGGCGAGCGCACCGCCGCGAGCGCGCTGGGCACGGGCCCCGTGATCGGGCGTGAGGCGGCGACGGTCACCGCGCGCTTCGCCGCGTCCGTGGCGGCCGACCCCGATGCCGTCGCCCTCAGGTACGCGGGCACGTCGATCACCTACGCGGAGCTGGACGAGCGCGCCACCCGGCTCGCGCGGCGGCTGCGCGCGGCGGGCGCGGGCCCGGAGACGCCCGTGGCGATGCTGCTGGAGCGCGGTCCCGACGTCGTCGCGGCGACCCTCGCGGTGCTCAAGACCGGCGGCTACTACGTCCCCATTCACCACAGCTACCCTCCCGAGCGGCGCGCGTGGGCGCTCGAGGAGTCCGGCGCGCCCGTCCTCCTCCTCGACGAGGCTTTCGCCGACCCCGGCTTCGTCCCTTCCGTCCGCACCCTTCGGGTGGACCTGCCCGGCGAGGAGGGCGACGCCGACCTTCCGGGGCCCGCGGGCCCGGACTCCCTCGCCTACGCGATCTTCACCTCGGGCTCGACCGGCCTGCCCAAGCGCGTCGGCGTCGCGCACCGCGAGGTCGCCGCGCTCGCCTCGGACGGCCAGGTCGGCGAAGGCCATGAGCGCGTCCTGGTCTTCTCCGCGCACGCGTTCGACGCTTCCACCTACGAGATCTGGACGCCGCTCCTGAACGGCGGGACGGCCGTCATCGCCCCGCCCGGCGACCTCGACGCCGCCGGGTTCGCCGAGATCGCCGCCGCCGAGCGCGTCACCGGCTCGTTCGTCACCACGAGCCTGTTCAACCTGCTCGCCGCCGAGCGGCCCGAGGCGTTCGCGCCCCTGAGGCGCCTGCACACCGGAGGCGAGGCGGGCAACGCGCGCGCCATGCGCGCGGTCATGGCCGCCTGCCCCGACCTCGAACTGGCCAACGTCTACGGGCCGACCGAGACGACCACGTACGTCGCCTTCCAGCCGATGCGCGACCATCTCGGCGACCGGGCCGCGCCGCCCCTCGGCGGGCCGATGGACGACACCGTCCTGCACGTGCTCGACGCGGCCCTGCGGCCCGTCCCCGAGGGCGTCACCGGGGAGCTGTACGTCTCCGGCGCGGGCCTCGCGCGCGGCTACCTCGGCCGCGCCGCGCTCACCGCGGAGCGGTTCGTCGCCTGCCCGGCGGGGCCGCCCGGCGCGCGCATGTACCGCACCGGCGACCTCGTGCGCTGGCGCGACGGCCTGCTCGAGTACGTCGACCGGGCCGACTTCCAGGTGAAGATCCGCGGCTTCCGGATCGAGCTCGGCGAGATCGAGGCGGCGCTGGGCGCGCATCCGTACGTCGCGCGAGCCGCCGTCCTCGCCCGCGAGGACGGCCCCGGCGGCAAACGCCTGGTCGCCTACGCCGTCCCGCACGAGGGCCTTTCTCCCGAGCCGGACGACCTGCGCGCCTACCTCGCCGCGCAACTGCCGTCCTACATGGTCCCCGTGGCCGTCGTCGTGCTCGACGCCTTCCCGCTGAACGGCAGCGGCAAGCTCGACCGCGCCGCGCTGCCCGCCCCCGGCTTCACCCTCACCGGACGGCCCGCCGCCACCCCCGACGAGGAGCGCCTGTGCGCGGTGTTCGCCGAGATCCTCGGCCTGGACACGGTCGCCGCGGACGTCGGGTTCTTCGACCTCGGCGGCGACAGCATCGCCGCCCTGCGCCTCGCCTCCCGCGCCAAGGAGGCGGGCTTCGACGTCACCCCGCGCATGGTCTTCACCCACCAGACCGTCGCGGGCCTCCTCGGCGGGGGCGACCCCGAGCTCGGCCTTGACGTCCTGCTCCCGATCCGCACCGGAGGCGAGGGAGCCCCCCTGTTCTGCGTCCACCCGGCCGCAGGGCTGTCCTGGCCCTACTTCGCTTTCCTGGCCCATCTTCCCGGACCTCTCTACGGCCTCCAGTCCCGGGCCCTGTCCGAGCCCGCGTACCGGGCGGCGTCCGTGCGGGCGATGGCCGAGGACTACGTGGCCGAGATCCTCAAGGTCCGTCCGGAGGGCCCGTACCACCTGCTCGGTTGGTCGCTCGGCGGGCTCGTCGCCTTCGAGGCGGCCCGGATCCTGCACGAGCGGGGCGCGGAGATCGGGCTGCTGTGCCTGCTCGACTCCTTCCACTCCCAGGACCTCGCCGCCGACGAGCGCGAGGTGATCCCCGAGCTGCTCCAGTCGATCGGCATCGACGAGAAGATCGTCGGCGACCCCGCGAACCCCGACGTCGCGGCGATCATGGCCGAGCTGCGCTCCCGCGGCGACGCGTTCGCCACCCTGGAGGAGGACCAGCTCCTCGCCGTCTACAGCACCTACGAGAACGGGCTCAGGATCGTCGACGGGTACCTGCCGTCCGGCCTCGTCCCGGCCCCGATGGTGTTCTTCCGCGCGACCCGCGGCCTGCGCCCGGACTCCCCGGCGCCGCAGACCTGGGCGCCCTACACCGGGGGACTCGAAGTCCACGACCTCGACGTCGAGCACCACTTCCTGATGGAGCCCCAGGCCGTCGCGGAGATCGCCGCGGTGCTCGCGGACCGGCTGCGGAACTAG